A genomic region of Notamacropus eugenii isolate mMacEug1 chromosome 3, mMacEug1.pri_v2, whole genome shotgun sequence contains the following coding sequences:
- the LOC140531225 gene encoding taste receptor type 2 member 134-like, with translation MPSPFIIFFMIIFLLESMASIIANGFILMVLGREWVRCWSLPPGDMILLSLGISRFFLQWATVLSNFYSYFLSTYRKVYILIFWHFTNMTTFWFTTWLAVFYCVKISSFTHPIFLWLKWRISQFVPWLLLLSLVISNLIFIPSFLKFYHVFDLPAPGNYSEKTTLDDVTGALQRKFLVQLQIFFMLIPFLFFLASIILLISSLWRHVGKMQLHNTGLQHLNKQVHITTLKSFFFFLILYTSYVLSLIVSLVAPFSVCSSSFWVWEVGTYAGISIHSAFLILNSSKLRRALKKMLSGHEAA, from the coding sequence ATGCCCAGCCCATTCATTATCTTCTTCATGATCATCTTTCTCCTGGAGTCTATGGCATCAATCATAGCAAATGGTTTCATTCTCATGGTGTTGGGCAGGGAATGGGTGCGATGTTGGAGCCTGCCTCCTGGGGACATGATCCTGCTCAGCCTGGGCATCTCCCGCTTCTTTCTGCAGTGGGCAACTGTTCTGAGCAACTTCTATTCGTATTTCCTCTCAACTTACAGAAAAGTATACATTCTCATTTTCTGGCATTTTACTAATATGACCACATTTTGGTTCACCACCTGGCTTGCTGTTTTCTATTGTGTGAAAATTTCTTCCTTCACTCACCCAATCTTCCTCTGGCTGAAGTGGAGAATTTCCCAATTTGTCCCCTGGCTACTGTTGTTGTCCCTCGTGATATCCAATTTGATATTcatcccctcttttctaaagttctatCATGTTTTTGACCTGCCAGCCCCTGGGAATTACTCAGAAAAGACCACTTTGGATGATGTGACAGGAGCTTTACAGAGGAAATTTTTAGTGCAACTGCAAATATTTTTTATGttaattccttttctcttcttccttgccTCCATCATCTTGCTCATTTCATCTCTTTGGCGACACGTGGGGAAAATGCAGCTCCATAATACTGGTCTTCAGCACCTGAATAAGCAGGTCCACATTACAACCCTgaagtcttttttcttctttctcatcctctaTACATCATATGTTCTATCTCTGATTGTCAGCCTTGTAGCTCCTTTCTCAGTTTGCAGTTCTAGCTTTTGGGTATGGGAGGTAGGGACCTATGCTGGCATCTCCATCCATTCTGCCTTCCTGATCCTGAACAGTTCAAAACTGAGAAGGGCTCTGAAGAAGATGCTGAGTGGCCATGAGGCAGCCTGA